A single Pelorhabdus rhamnosifermentans DNA region contains:
- a CDS encoding FtsX-like permease family protein codes for MNRYGYLSPRWCKVWSDLYGNKIRTLLVVLSISVGVFAVGMVYSSYLMFQRDMVASFMVSSPANASLLADPFNEELVESIRRLKNIKAVEGRRNVNLRIRTGDSQWQQMMLVAIPDYIKQKVNVVRHLSGAWPPGDGEVLLERSSVVALGVKQGDRLIVETSTGHQGTVKVAGVVYDPNQTPSPFSGNYYGYINMDTLEKLDESRQLNQVNLVVEPRVLQGNDTTAIKAAGRQAWRKLEQGNTLVSWMQVNTPGEHQMQGTINALLLLLAVLGVLALFLGSFLLVNTVSAILAQQIRQVGIMKSIGASRTQILRMYLSLVGAYGILALIVAAPLGALAAKAVTGFISEMFNFDSGGLALPPRVVILETAVAVLVPLMAALVPIWRGAGITVREALNDYGIGGIQTPGWVDRLVDSGLERLKRLPRPVLLSLRNTFRRKGRLVLTLLTLTVAGTVFMAVFSVRASLYSTLDQALDYFHYDVMVEFDHTVRASRMEQAVLEVPGVKAVECWGRMSGQILADERKESETEASNNVFILAPPVETQMIYPQIIEGRWLLPDDENAAVVNTEVLKDSPQLKVGESAVIMVGKRKLKFRVVGIVQGLLAGPIVYTPYEWFSRAVQEAGQARSVQVVADSSDTVVQSSLGRNLAEYLKKSNLRVKNVTITWEQKQRIRSQFDIITTFLLMMAILLAVVGALGLAGTMGINVLERTREIGVMRAVGASSWDIGKVFVVEALCIGLLSWMAGMILAVPVAAMLSYQVGMLFLKNPLMFSFSLLGVGIWLGLAILLSVVASLLPAWNAARLSVRDVLNYE; via the coding sequence ATGAATCGTTATGGTTATTTATCGCCGCGTTGGTGTAAGGTATGGTCAGATCTCTATGGTAATAAGATACGTACGCTTTTAGTAGTGCTTTCTATTTCCGTTGGAGTGTTTGCAGTGGGAATGGTTTATAGTTCCTATTTAATGTTTCAGCGAGATATGGTTGCCAGTTTTATGGTGTCATCCCCAGCTAACGCAAGTCTGCTTGCCGATCCGTTTAATGAGGAACTGGTGGAAAGCATTCGCAGGTTAAAGAATATTAAAGCCGTGGAGGGACGACGCAATGTCAATCTGCGAATCAGAACTGGCGATAGTCAGTGGCAGCAGATGATGTTGGTGGCCATCCCAGACTATATAAAGCAGAAAGTAAATGTGGTACGTCATTTATCCGGGGCATGGCCTCCGGGGGACGGCGAGGTACTTTTGGAACGATCATCGGTAGTTGCCCTGGGAGTGAAGCAAGGCGATCGGCTGATAGTAGAAACGTCTACCGGGCATCAAGGAACCGTAAAAGTGGCCGGAGTTGTATATGACCCCAATCAAACGCCTAGCCCGTTTAGCGGTAATTATTATGGTTATATCAATATGGATACGTTAGAAAAGTTGGACGAGTCACGTCAATTGAACCAAGTAAATCTAGTGGTTGAACCCAGGGTGCTGCAGGGGAATGATACAACAGCAATTAAGGCTGCAGGTCGGCAGGCCTGGAGAAAATTGGAACAGGGCAATACGCTGGTGTCGTGGATGCAGGTCAATACACCTGGGGAACATCAAATGCAAGGGACAATTAATGCCCTATTGCTGCTGCTGGCAGTGCTTGGTGTACTGGCATTGTTCTTGGGATCATTTTTATTGGTAAATACCGTATCGGCCATTTTAGCTCAACAGATACGTCAGGTGGGAATTATGAAATCTATTGGGGCGAGTAGGACTCAGATATTACGTATGTATCTGAGTCTGGTAGGAGCCTATGGTATTTTAGCACTGATCGTGGCAGCTCCTCTGGGGGCCTTGGCTGCCAAGGCGGTAACCGGTTTTATTTCCGAAATGTTCAATTTTGATTCGGGAGGATTGGCGTTACCGCCCAGAGTCGTAATTTTGGAAACGGCAGTTGCTGTTTTGGTGCCTCTCATGGCAGCTTTAGTTCCGATATGGCGTGGAGCAGGTATCACGGTTCGGGAAGCACTAAATGATTACGGTATCGGTGGTATTCAGACTCCGGGATGGGTGGACAGGCTGGTTGATTCCGGTTTGGAACGGCTCAAAAGATTACCACGACCGGTATTGTTGTCACTTCGTAACACTTTTAGGCGTAAGGGACGTCTGGTGCTTACGCTGCTAACGTTGACTGTAGCTGGGACAGTATTTATGGCGGTGTTTTCCGTCCGGGCGTCTTTGTATTCAACTTTGGATCAAGCATTGGATTATTTTCATTATGATGTTATGGTGGAATTTGATCATACGGTTAGAGCCAGTAGAATGGAACAGGCAGTATTGGAAGTGCCTGGAGTGAAAGCGGTGGAATGCTGGGGGCGAATGTCCGGCCAAATATTGGCAGACGAAAGGAAAGAGTCGGAGACAGAAGCCAGTAATAATGTGTTTATTCTTGCACCCCCGGTAGAAACGCAGATGATTTATCCTCAAATAATTGAGGGACGGTGGTTATTGCCTGATGATGAGAATGCTGCGGTGGTGAATACCGAGGTGCTTAAAGACAGCCCTCAGTTAAAAGTGGGCGAATCAGCTGTGATAATGGTGGGAAAACGCAAACTGAAATTCAGGGTAGTTGGTATTGTTCAGGGTCTTCTGGCCGGACCGATCGTATACACTCCTTATGAGTGGTTTTCCCGAGCCGTGCAAGAAGCCGGACAGGCCCGCTCAGTACAGGTTGTGGCAGATTCTTCAGATACCGTGGTACAAAGTAGTTTGGGGAGAAATTTAGCAGAATATCTGAAAAAAAGCAATTTGCGAGTTAAAAATGTGACAATAACCTGGGAGCAGAAACAACGGATTCGTTCCCAATTTGATATTATTACCACTTTTTTACTTATGATGGCAATCTTGCTGGCAGTTGTGGGGGCTTTAGGCTTGGCTGGTACGATGGGCATTAACGTATTAGAGAGGACCCGGGAAATCGGAGTGATGCGGGCTGTGGGTGCTTCTAGTTGGGATATTGGCAAAGTATTTGTGGTAGAAGCCCTCTGTATCGGATTATTGAGTTGGATGGCTGGAATGATTTTGGCCGTACCTGTGGCGGCAATGTTAAGTTATCAGGTGGGGATGTTGTTTTTGAAAAATCCCCTGATGTTTTCATTTAGTTTACTGGGAGTGGGTATTTGGCTGGGGCTGGCTATTTTGTTGTCAGTCGTTGCGAGTTTGCTGCCAGCCTGGAATGCAGCTCGGCTGAGTGTGCGGGATGTACTAAACTATGAATAA
- a CDS encoding ABC transporter ATP-binding protein codes for MIGKLLPWLAAADVPGPDSNAAAVELTDVRKVYLTGAGEFVALKGINLWVDSGEFVAVVGKSGNGKSTLINMITGIDRPTSGEVRVAGTAVHTLTEDQIAVWRGRMVGVVFQFFQLLPTLTVLENVMLPMDFCNVYDRAERPERAMNLLNLVGVGSQANKVPTNLSGGQQQRVAIARSLANDPPLLVADEPTGNLDPRTAEAVIELFRELTQGGKTILMVTHDEDLAQCGSRIVTVSEGRIVSDGHGDGAL; via the coding sequence ATGATTGGGAAATTACTGCCTTGGCTGGCGGCTGCGGATGTACCCGGGCCTGACTCAAATGCGGCTGCGGTGGAACTTACGGATGTGCGAAAGGTTTATTTGACGGGTGCCGGTGAGTTTGTGGCTTTGAAAGGAATCAATCTTTGGGTAGACAGTGGTGAATTTGTGGCAGTGGTCGGTAAGTCTGGCAACGGGAAATCGACTTTAATCAATATGATTACAGGCATAGACCGGCCTACTTCAGGGGAAGTGCGGGTAGCCGGAACAGCGGTGCATACGCTGACGGAGGACCAGATCGCCGTCTGGAGGGGGCGTATGGTAGGTGTCGTGTTTCAGTTTTTTCAACTGCTGCCGACTTTGACAGTGTTGGAAAATGTCATGCTGCCTATGGATTTTTGTAATGTCTATGACCGGGCGGAACGGCCGGAGCGGGCTATGAATTTGTTAAATTTAGTGGGCGTTGGAAGTCAGGCAAATAAGGTGCCGACGAATCTGTCCGGAGGCCAGCAACAACGGGTGGCTATTGCGCGCTCTTTGGCCAACGATCCACCGCTTTTAGTAGCGGACGAACCGACAGGTAATCTTGATCCTCGAACTGCCGAAGCAGTCATTGAGTTGTTCAGAGAACTGACTCAGGGTGGTAAGACCATTCTTATGGTTACCCATGACGAGGATTTAGCGCAATGCGGCAGCCGGATTGTCACGGTCTCTGAAGGACGGATTGTATCAGATGGGCATGGGGATGGGGCGCTATGA
- a CDS encoding DUF362 domain-containing protein — translation METVSITKCESYRYEEVKKAVYDCLDQLKEIKSIVKTGSRVLVKVNLLKKNVPADAVTTHPVVVEAIVRYLQDLGCNVIIGDSPGGPFVVKRLTSIYRAAGMFDVANRTGCELNYDTSSVRVYHKQAQKLKHFEIINIATKVDFIVSAAKLKTHGMMVYTGAVKNLFGVIPGLKKAEYHLKMNNTENFANHLIDICEYIKPIFTVIDAIEGMEGDGPSAGEKRHVGLILAAENPYALDTAAVNIVGIHPLQVPTMKAARERGLFSGELKDVSVQGVQLNDLQIPPFKLPRSLDKSLFSGIVPSFLESFLVKRLRAKPAFNYTACISCGECARGCPAQIIDMSSGKPIPDLDKCINCFCCHELCPKKAVDIKKHWLYRLLFK, via the coding sequence ATGGAAACAGTCAGCATTACAAAATGTGAGAGCTACCGGTATGAAGAAGTAAAAAAAGCAGTTTATGATTGTTTGGATCAGCTTAAGGAAATCAAGAGCATAGTAAAAACGGGATCAAGAGTTTTGGTTAAAGTCAATTTGTTAAAGAAAAATGTGCCTGCTGATGCAGTTACCACCCATCCGGTGGTCGTAGAGGCAATTGTCAGGTATCTTCAGGATCTAGGATGCAATGTGATTATCGGAGATAGTCCGGGCGGCCCGTTTGTTGTAAAAAGATTGACCAGTATTTATAGAGCAGCGGGGATGTTTGATGTTGCTAATAGAACGGGCTGCGAATTGAATTATGATACGTCCAGTGTACGTGTTTATCATAAACAGGCGCAAAAATTGAAGCACTTTGAGATCATTAATATTGCTACGAAGGTTGACTTCATTGTGTCAGCAGCAAAATTAAAAACTCATGGCATGATGGTTTATACTGGGGCGGTAAAAAATTTGTTCGGTGTCATACCCGGACTGAAAAAAGCTGAGTATCATTTAAAAATGAATAATACGGAAAACTTTGCCAACCATTTAATTGACATATGTGAGTATATCAAACCTATATTTACGGTCATTGACGCAATAGAAGGGATGGAGGGCGATGGACCTTCGGCGGGGGAAAAAAGGCATGTTGGGCTTATTCTGGCAGCTGAAAATCCCTATGCACTGGACACTGCAGCCGTTAATATTGTGGGAATACATCCACTTCAAGTTCCTACAATGAAGGCAGCCAGAGAAAGAGGGCTTTTCAGCGGTGAGCTTAAGGATGTGTCGGTTCAGGGAGTTCAGCTTAATGATCTGCAGATACCTCCGTTTAAACTACCAAGGTCGCTAGACAAGAGTCTATTCAGTGGTATTGTTCCCTCATTCTTAGAGTCTTTTTTAGTAAAACGCTTACGGGCCAAACCGGCGTTTAATTATACTGCCTGCATTTCTTGCGGTGAGTGTGCAAGAGGTTGTCCGGCCCAAATTATCGATATGAGTTCGGGAAAGCCAATACCGGATTTGGATAAATGTATTAACTGTTTTTGCTGTCATGAGCTATGTCCTAAAAAGGCGGTTGATATAAAAAAGCATTGGCTGTACAGGCTGTTATTCAAATAA